A stretch of the Flavobacterium aquiphilum genome encodes the following:
- a CDS encoding alpha-d-galacturonidase — protein MKYLSLLFLSFYVSFATAQNITIVRDANAPRAKYGADKLSELATAKGFKVVFADKAPKKSNDKVIVIGEKGTDFWNLNAKSAKIDDSKLTKKEGFQIRTQKNFIYIEGTDATGALYGTMELSDRIKSSGVIPSEINIDDSPEMVLRGACIGMQKPFYLPGRDVYEYPYTPETFPWFYDKKLWTKYLDMMVDNRMNSLYLWNGHPFASLVKLKDYPFALEVSEEDFKKNEEIYNYLTVEANKRGIWVIQMFYNIIVSKPFAEHYNIKTQDRSRPITPEIADYTRKSIAAFIEKYPNVGLLVCLGEAINTIDDDVEWFTKTIIPGVQDGMKALGKTQEPPIILRAHDTDAPLVIEKSLPLYKNLYTMNKYNGESLTTYTPRGPWTETHRKLSSLGSIHIENVHILANLEPFRYGSPDFIQKTVNAMHTIHGANALHLYPQASYWDWPYAADKTKTGERLLEMDRDWIWYKAWARYAWASKRDRNEEIKYWDTELVDKFGTDSEAANNILKAYEEAGEIAPKTLRRFGITEGNRQTLLLGMFESQLVNPAKWRVYPGFHESCGPVGELLLEYAKKEWNKEPHVGELPTQIIAEITEHGRLAVDAIDKAESKVTKDKEEFLRLKNDMHAYKAFADFFSEKVKAAILVLRYSYSNDISDLDKALPYLEKSIEHYQLLVNLTKDSYLYANSMQTAQRRIPIGGDDGNNKTWAELLPHYERELANFKRNLALLKSSKDGKIASKDGKPWQTAEVTLLSESKGTYAVKNGTKVYGTPISELTKIAPELQNLKGIAFDETAQNENGTHLKFKNTKAVKLVVGYFNSDQKRFLLPPSLETDAAGNAYGQAEVILASAMNLKELPRINIHTYTFQPGENKLDLGKGRVLILGFIDANQTITTRDVGYIDAGEKGAVDWLFY, from the coding sequence ATGAAATACCTAAGTTTACTATTTTTAAGTTTTTACGTTTCTTTTGCGACAGCACAAAATATCACTATTGTTCGTGATGCGAATGCGCCAAGAGCAAAATATGGTGCCGATAAACTCTCTGAATTGGCAACAGCAAAAGGATTCAAAGTAGTTTTTGCTGATAAAGCACCTAAAAAATCAAATGATAAAGTAATTGTCATTGGCGAAAAAGGAACCGATTTTTGGAATCTGAATGCCAAAAGTGCCAAAATTGACGACAGCAAATTAACAAAGAAAGAAGGTTTTCAAATCCGTACACAAAAGAATTTCATTTACATAGAAGGAACCGATGCAACTGGGGCTTTGTACGGCACAATGGAATTATCGGATCGCATTAAATCTTCGGGAGTTATTCCATCAGAAATTAATATTGACGACAGTCCGGAAATGGTCTTGAGAGGAGCCTGTATCGGAATGCAAAAACCGTTTTATCTTCCGGGCAGGGATGTTTACGAATATCCATACACGCCCGAAACTTTCCCTTGGTTTTATGATAAAAAATTGTGGACAAAGTACTTGGATATGATGGTCGATAACCGAATGAATTCCTTGTATTTATGGAACGGACATCCTTTCGCTTCTTTGGTAAAACTAAAAGACTATCCGTTTGCCTTGGAAGTAAGCGAAGAGGATTTCAAAAAGAACGAAGAAATCTATAATTACCTTACTGTAGAAGCCAATAAAAGAGGGATTTGGGTGATTCAAATGTTCTATAATATCATTGTTTCCAAGCCATTTGCGGAACATTATAACATCAAAACACAGGATCGTTCTCGCCCGATTACTCCTGAAATTGCCGATTATACCCGAAAATCAATTGCTGCTTTTATCGAAAAATACCCAAATGTTGGATTATTGGTGTGTTTGGGAGAAGCCATCAACACTATCGATGACGACGTGGAATGGTTCACCAAAACCATTATTCCGGGGGTTCAGGACGGTATGAAAGCTTTGGGAAAAACACAGGAACCGCCAATTATTCTTCGTGCACACGATACCGATGCGCCTTTGGTAATTGAAAAATCGCTTCCGTTGTATAAAAATTTATACACGATGAATAAATACAATGGTGAGTCATTGACAACTTATACACCTCGTGGGCCTTGGACAGAAACACATAGAAAATTAAGTTCTCTTGGTTCTATCCATATTGAAAACGTCCATATTTTGGCTAATCTGGAGCCTTTCCGTTATGGTTCTCCTGATTTTATCCAAAAAACGGTTAACGCAATGCACACTATTCACGGTGCCAATGCGCTGCATTTGTATCCGCAGGCATCGTATTGGGATTGGCCTTATGCAGCCGATAAAACGAAAACAGGCGAAAGATTGCTGGAAATGGATCGCGACTGGATTTGGTACAAAGCTTGGGCAAGATACGCTTGGGCGAGTAAAAGAGACAGAAATGAGGAAATTAAGTATTGGGATACCGAATTGGTAGATAAATTTGGAACCGATTCTGAAGCTGCAAATAATATTCTAAAAGCCTACGAAGAAGCCGGAGAAATTGCTCCCAAAACCTTGAGACGTTTCGGAATCACCGAAGGAAACCGTCAGACTTTGTTGTTGGGAATGTTTGAAAGTCAATTGGTGAATCCGGCCAAATGGCGCGTGTATCCTGGTTTCCACGAATCTTGTGGGCCGGTTGGCGAATTGCTTTTGGAGTATGCTAAAAAAGAATGGAACAAAGAACCACACGTTGGGGAATTGCCAACACAAATCATCGCCGAAATTACGGAACACGGAAGATTAGCCGTTGACGCCATTGACAAAGCTGAGTCAAAAGTAACCAAAGACAAGGAAGAATTCCTGCGTCTTAAAAACGATATGCACGCTTACAAAGCCTTCGCCGATTTCTTTTCGGAGAAAGTAAAAGCCGCGATCTTGGTTTTGCGTTACAGTTATTCCAATGATATTTCGGATTTGGATAAAGCGCTGCCATATTTGGAAAAAAGCATCGAACATTACCAATTATTGGTCAATTTGACGAAAGACAGTTATTTGTATGCCAACAGTATGCAAACCGCCCAACGCCGAATTCCGATTGGCGGAGACGACGGAAACAACAAAACCTGGGCAGAATTATTGCCGCATTATGAGCGTGAGTTGGCTAATTTCAAACGAAATCTGGCACTTTTAAAATCATCCAAAGATGGTAAAATTGCATCCAAAGACGGTAAGCCGTGGCAAACTGCCGAAGTAACTTTGTTGAGTGAATCGAAAGGAACTTACGCAGTAAAAAACGGAACGAAAGTATATGGAACACCAATTTCGGAACTGACAAAAATAGCTCCCGAATTACAAAACCTTAAGGGAATTGCATTTGATGAAACAGCGCAAAACGAAAACGGAACACATCTGAAATTCAAAAATACCAAAGCTGTTAAACTGGTTGTGGGTTATTTCAATTCAGATCAAAAAAGGTTCCTGTTGCCACCAAGTCTTGAAACTGATGCTGCCGGAAATGCTTACGGTCAGGCCGAAGTGATTTTGGCAAGCGCAATGAATTTGAAGGAATTGCCAAGAATAAACATTCACACCTACACCTTTCAGCCGGGCGAAAACAAACTGGATTTGGGCAAAGGAAGAGTACTGATTTTGGGCTTCATAGATGCCAATCAAACTATTACAACTCGTGATGTTGGTTATATAGACGCAGGCGAAAAAGGAGCAGTGGATTGGTTGTTTTATTAA
- a CDS encoding glycoside hydrolase family 78 protein: protein MKKIFLLKFILIASLCFSLAKAQNKISVTNLQCEMLNNPEGIDVLKPRLSWQIQSNVNDVKQTAYQILVASTLENLNADKADLWDSGKVQSNESVNIIYNGKKLRDRDNAFWKVIVFSNKGEIKSAITAHFSIGILTYADWKSTRWIGYEKLSKDDSVSQYSRLSARYLRKGIDLKKPIKNAKVYIMGMGLYELYINGNKIGDQVLAPVPTDYTKNVKYNVFDVTSQLKEGKNMLGTILGNGRFFAMRQDYKPYKIKSFGFPKMALQLFVEYTDGSSEVIRTDDTWKLTTDGPILSNNEYDGEEYDARKEMKGWATTNFDDKSWVNARYVQEPGGFYEAQMTPSMKIKGEVKPISIKATAKGTYILDMGQNMVGWLQLKVKGKSGDKITMKFAESLQKDGSLYIANLRDAKTTDVYTLKGEGEEIWEPRFMFHGFRFVEISGFPTKPTVDDFVGKVVYDDLKTTGTFESSDATMNQIFKNAWWGISGNYKGMPIDCPQRNERMPWLGDRTTGAYGESFLFNNQTLYAKWLDDIKYSQTQDGGLPDVAPAFWRYYGDNVTWPGTYITVADMLYQQFADAEVIKKQYPSMKKWMLYMEENYLQNDLMDKDKYGDWCVPPESLELIRSKDPARMTDGQLLSSAFYYQLLNIMQKFAKIANADADVLHYNDLATRIKKAFNAKFLNTDKNYYANNTVTANVLPLAFGMVPENLKDKVFQNMTHEVEVTKQGHISTGVIGTQFLMRTLTNFGRGDLAYKLASNKTYPSWGFMVENGATTIWELWNGNTADPAMNSQNHVMLLGDLMIWYYENMAGIKSDPENPGFKKIIMKPDFNAGLTYVNASYESIYGTIKSNWKKNKNTLEWKVTIPVNSSAVVYLPTANASSVMVNNQKLEKSSASYKTENNGIAVTLPSGVYVLNVK from the coding sequence ATGAAAAAAATATTTCTACTTAAATTCATCCTCATTGCATCGCTCTGTTTTTCTTTGGCGAAAGCCCAAAACAAAATCAGCGTTACGAATCTGCAATGCGAAATGCTGAACAATCCGGAAGGAATCGATGTGTTGAAACCTCGTTTGAGCTGGCAAATACAAAGCAATGTCAATGATGTTAAGCAAACGGCCTATCAAATTTTGGTGGCTTCGACTTTGGAAAACCTGAATGCAGATAAAGCCGATTTGTGGGACAGCGGAAAAGTACAAAGCAATGAATCTGTCAATATTATTTATAACGGAAAAAAACTTAGAGACAGAGATAATGCATTTTGGAAAGTAATTGTTTTTTCTAATAAAGGCGAAATAAAATCCGCTATAACTGCCCATTTCAGCATCGGGATTCTAACCTATGCCGACTGGAAATCGACGCGCTGGATTGGTTATGAAAAATTGTCGAAAGACGATAGTGTTTCTCAGTATTCGAGATTGTCTGCTCGTTATTTGAGAAAAGGAATCGATTTGAAAAAACCAATCAAAAATGCCAAGGTTTATATTATGGGAATGGGCTTGTATGAGCTGTACATTAACGGAAATAAAATTGGCGATCAGGTTTTGGCACCCGTTCCAACGGATTATACCAAGAACGTAAAATACAATGTTTTTGATGTGACTTCACAGTTGAAGGAAGGTAAAAATATGCTAGGAACGATTTTAGGAAACGGACGATTTTTTGCGATGCGTCAGGACTACAAACCTTATAAAATCAAATCTTTTGGTTTCCCGAAAATGGCTTTGCAGTTGTTTGTAGAATATACTGACGGAAGCAGTGAGGTAATCCGAACAGACGACACTTGGAAGTTAACAACCGACGGACCTATTTTGTCGAACAACGAATACGACGGTGAAGAATATGATGCCCGAAAAGAAATGAAAGGATGGGCAACTACCAATTTTGATGATAAATCGTGGGTAAATGCGCGATATGTGCAAGAACCGGGTGGTTTTTACGAAGCACAAATGACGCCGAGTATGAAAATCAAAGGCGAAGTAAAACCAATTTCGATAAAAGCGACTGCCAAAGGAACTTACATTCTCGATATGGGTCAGAATATGGTGGGCTGGTTGCAACTGAAAGTAAAAGGAAAAAGCGGAGACAAAATCACGATGAAATTTGCAGAATCTTTGCAAAAAGACGGTTCGTTGTATATTGCCAATTTGCGTGATGCAAAAACGACGGATGTTTACACTTTGAAAGGCGAAGGCGAAGAAATTTGGGAACCTCGTTTTATGTTTCACGGATTTCGATTTGTAGAAATTTCAGGTTTTCCAACTAAACCAACAGTGGATGATTTCGTTGGGAAAGTGGTTTATGACGATCTAAAAACAACCGGAACTTTCGAATCTTCAGATGCGACGATGAACCAAATTTTTAAAAATGCGTGGTGGGGAATCAGCGGAAATTACAAAGGAATGCCGATCGACTGTCCGCAGCGAAACGAGCGTATGCCTTGGTTGGGTGACCGAACAACAGGCGCTTATGGCGAAAGTTTTCTCTTCAATAATCAGACTTTATATGCGAAATGGTTGGACGATATTAAATATTCCCAAACACAGGACGGAGGATTGCCGGATGTGGCTCCTGCATTCTGGCGATATTACGGGGATAATGTGACTTGGCCTGGAACCTATATCACAGTTGCTGATATGTTGTACCAACAATTTGCAGATGCAGAAGTAATTAAAAAACAATATCCATCTATGAAAAAATGGATGCTGTATATGGAAGAGAATTATCTGCAAAACGATTTAATGGACAAGGACAAATATGGCGATTGGTGCGTTCCGCCGGAATCGTTGGAGTTAATCCGTTCCAAAGATCCAGCACGTATGACGGACGGACAATTGCTGTCTAGTGCTTTTTATTATCAGTTATTAAACATAATGCAAAAGTTTGCCAAAATAGCGAATGCCGATGCTGATGTTTTGCATTATAATGACTTGGCAACAAGAATCAAAAAAGCTTTCAACGCCAAATTTTTGAATACAGACAAAAACTATTATGCCAATAATACCGTGACTGCAAATGTACTGCCTTTGGCTTTCGGGATGGTTCCGGAAAATCTAAAAGACAAAGTTTTTCAAAATATGACGCACGAAGTGGAGGTGACCAAACAAGGACATATCAGTACAGGGGTTATTGGAACGCAGTTCTTGATGCGCACCTTGACTAATTTTGGGAGAGGTGATTTGGCTTATAAATTGGCATCCAACAAAACGTATCCTAGCTGGGGCTTTATGGTCGAAAACGGTGCCACCACCATTTGGGAATTATGGAACGGAAACACTGCGGACCCGGCGATGAACTCTCAAAACCACGTGATGCTTTTGGGTGATTTAATGATCTGGTATTATGAAAATATGGCTGGAATCAAGAGTGATCCCGAAAATCCGGGTTTCAAAAAAATCATTATGAAACCTGATTTTAATGCAGGATTAACGTATGTAAATGCTTCTTACGAATCGATTTACGGAACAATCAAAAGCAATTGGAAGAAAAATAAAAATACGTTGGAATGGAAAGTTACGATTCCGGTCAATTCATCGGCAGTGGTGTATTTGCCAACGGCCAATGCTTCATCGGTAATGGTAAACAATCAAAAATTGGAGAAATCTTCAGCCTCTTATAAAACTGAAAATAACGGAATTGCAGTGACTTTACCGTCAGGTGTGTATGTTTTGAATGTAAAATAA
- a CDS encoding sugar phosphate isomerase/epimerase family protein, with protein MMLNFQKNLIVVLLVALSATFSNAVLAQSSNKKQRYNVAVCDWMILKRQKLGAFELASELKADGIELDMGGLGNRETFDSKLADPVEVAKFKDKSKEFNVGISSIAMSGFYGQSFAKRETVKRMVQDCIDAMKTMNVKVAYLPLGNQCDLRKNPELRPIIIERLQWAAKQVAKIGGVIAIETTLDATAERKLLKDIGCKQIKSSFNFSNAIENKKDISEELLILGKKNLAQIHASNTDGFWLENDKAIDMPKIKKTLDEMKWSGWLIVERSRDTTQVHNVKANYGANVAYLKKIFQN; from the coding sequence ATGATGTTAAATTTTCAAAAAAACTTAATTGTTGTATTGCTTGTTGCTTTGTCAGCAACATTCAGTAATGCAGTTTTGGCGCAATCCTCAAACAAAAAGCAACGTTATAACGTTGCGGTTTGTGACTGGATGATTTTAAAGAGACAAAAATTGGGCGCTTTTGAATTGGCATCCGAATTAAAAGCAGACGGAATCGAACTTGATATGGGAGGTTTGGGAAACCGTGAGACTTTTGACAGTAAACTCGCCGATCCTGTTGAGGTAGCAAAATTTAAGGATAAGTCTAAAGAGTTTAATGTTGGGATTTCTTCTATTGCGATGTCTGGTTTTTACGGACAGTCATTTGCCAAGCGGGAAACCGTAAAAAGAATGGTGCAGGATTGTATTGATGCCATGAAAACCATGAATGTAAAAGTGGCATATTTGCCATTAGGGAATCAATGTGATTTGAGGAAAAATCCCGAATTACGCCCCATTATTATTGAACGATTGCAATGGGCAGCAAAACAGGTGGCTAAAATAGGAGGTGTTATCGCTATTGAAACTACTCTGGACGCCACGGCTGAGAGAAAATTATTGAAAGACATTGGTTGTAAACAAATCAAGAGTTCGTTTAATTTTTCGAATGCTATCGAAAATAAAAAAGACATTTCAGAAGAACTTTTAATTTTAGGTAAAAAGAATCTGGCTCAAATTCACGCTTCAAACACCGATGGTTTTTGGTTGGAAAATGACAAAGCGATTGATATGCCAAAAATCAAAAAAACGCTGGACGAAATGAAATGGAGTGGTTGGTTGATTGTGGAGCGTTCCCGCGACACCACACAGGTACATAACGTTAAAGCCAATTACGGAGCCAACGTGGCCTACTTGAAGAAAATTTTTCAGAATTAA
- a CDS encoding malectin domain-containing carbohydrate-binding protein: MKKLVYFIFYFFSMSCLVWSQGNKQSAKFRKEVSLNSSWETIVINNLPEQEESFVQNPKVDAQWQKVNVPHNWDQYYGFRRTKHGNLHGTAWYHKGLVLDKNDKGKQLFLFFEGVSSYATVWVNGKKVGEHKGGRTTFTVDITKAVSFEKTNDIIVKAAHPSFIADLPWVCGGCSGEWGFSEGSQPMGIFRPVTLVVTDAIRIEPFGIHVWNDKTTSKEKAILNVTAEIKNYGNSNRNVTVVNTLFDKEGKKVTSSQTELNSVAGETKELLHTLPEILKPQLWSPSNPYLYQLVTTILENGKKIDEVKTPYGIRWVSWPVSRDGKDNRFFINGEPLFINGTCEYEHLIGNSHSFSNEQIHSRIEQIKAGGFNAFREAHQPHNLEYQKELDVNGILFWSQFSAHIWYDTPEFKENFKTLLREWIKERRNSPSVVMWGLQNESTIPKEFAEECTKIIREMDPMSAQQRIVTTCNGGEGTDWNVVQNWSGTYGGDPFNYDVEMSTQLLNGEYGAWRSHDLHTEGEFDQKGTLSENRFSQLMEIKVREAESVKNKIAGQFNWIFASHENPGRVQNGEGFRDIDKVGPVNYKGLFSIWGEPLDAYYMYRANYVSNKTNPMVYIVSHTWPSRWDTPGIKNGIDVYSNCDEVELFNDVNKSSLGKLKNPGLGQHFQFNNVNIQYNVLYAVGYVNGKAVAKDYIVLNSLPKAPNFKALETQEETLLQPQKGYNYVYRVNAGGREIKDANGNIWQADVHKSGENTWGSLSWTDSFKQLPDFYASQRSTFDPIAGTKDWNLFQSFRYGIDKLRYEFPAPDGEYLVELYFTEPWYGTGGGMDCKGWRLFDVAINDNVVLKDLDIWSEVGHDVALKKTFVVKSKNGKITISFPNVKAGQAIISAIAIATKDKTVKGASASPKKIQYVVANSQTKVGSWLDINSKQYLDSEVVFTQLPSELFGADYLQIPSNGKVSGSFVAKEDSEIYLFNTSKDSVSGYKKMTETARNSNKVEFSVFHKKVKKGEIVGFENNTMAVVPTYDMGEKNDSRPVVLLEAETAKTTGTGIEKGNFKKADYIEFTSKTNNSIQFEVKPGVAGIYLMRFKFMNRNATPIKVKFKMEDAYGILMRNDTIEFPSATEKWKIVSTTSGGYINAGTYKITLESDDMKGLLLDSFEFQ, from the coding sequence ATGAAGAAACTAGTTTATTTTATTTTTTATTTTTTTTCAATGTCTTGCCTTGTCTGGAGTCAAGGCAACAAGCAATCAGCGAAGTTTCGTAAAGAAGTTTCGCTGAATTCCTCTTGGGAAACCATTGTGATAAACAATCTTCCCGAGCAGGAAGAAAGTTTTGTCCAAAATCCAAAAGTGGATGCACAATGGCAAAAAGTAAACGTGCCCCACAATTGGGATCAATATTACGGTTTCCGAAGAACGAAACACGGCAATTTACACGGAACCGCCTGGTATCACAAAGGTTTGGTTTTAGATAAAAATGATAAAGGAAAACAATTGTTTTTGTTTTTTGAAGGCGTAAGCTCGTATGCAACGGTTTGGGTAAACGGTAAAAAAGTAGGCGAACACAAAGGAGGAAGAACCACTTTTACGGTCGATATCACCAAAGCCGTTTCTTTCGAAAAAACAAATGACATAATCGTCAAAGCTGCTCATCCGTCATTCATTGCCGACTTGCCTTGGGTTTGCGGTGGATGTTCCGGAGAGTGGGGATTTTCAGAAGGCTCTCAGCCAATGGGGATTTTCAGACCGGTTACTTTGGTCGTTACCGATGCGATTCGAATAGAGCCTTTCGGGATTCACGTTTGGAATGACAAAACAACTTCCAAAGAAAAAGCGATTTTGAACGTTACTGCCGAAATCAAAAACTACGGGAATTCCAATCGAAATGTAACGGTAGTAAATACCCTTTTTGACAAAGAAGGAAAGAAAGTCACTTCTTCTCAAACGGAACTAAATAGCGTTGCAGGCGAAACCAAAGAATTGCTGCATACGTTACCGGAAATTTTAAAGCCCCAATTATGGTCACCTTCAAATCCTTATTTGTATCAATTGGTTACCACAATTTTGGAAAACGGAAAGAAAATAGACGAAGTAAAGACGCCTTACGGAATCCGTTGGGTTTCTTGGCCGGTGAGCCGTGACGGAAAAGACAATCGTTTTTTCATCAACGGCGAACCATTATTCATCAACGGAACCTGCGAATACGAACACTTGATTGGGAACAGCCATTCATTTTCAAACGAGCAGATTCATTCGAGAATTGAGCAAATAAAAGCGGGCGGTTTCAATGCTTTTCGTGAAGCGCACCAACCGCATAATTTGGAATACCAAAAAGAATTGGACGTAAACGGAATCCTGTTTTGGAGTCAGTTTTCGGCACATATTTGGTACGACACACCCGAATTCAAAGAGAATTTCAAAACCTTACTGAGAGAATGGATTAAGGAACGCAGAAACAGTCCGTCGGTAGTTATGTGGGGACTGCAAAACGAAAGCACCATTCCGAAGGAATTTGCGGAAGAATGTACCAAAATCATCCGCGAAATGGATCCGATGTCGGCGCAACAACGTATCGTCACAACCTGTAACGGAGGCGAAGGAACCGATTGGAATGTCGTTCAAAACTGGTCGGGAACTTATGGTGGCGATCCGTTCAATTACGATGTTGAAATGAGCACCCAATTATTAAACGGTGAATATGGAGCGTGGCGTTCACACGACCTTCATACCGAAGGCGAATTTGATCAAAAAGGAACTTTGAGTGAGAACCGTTTTTCTCAACTAATGGAAATAAAAGTCCGTGAAGCCGAATCGGTAAAAAATAAAATCGCAGGGCAATTCAATTGGATTTTTGCCTCACACGAAAATCCGGGTCGTGTTCAAAACGGCGAGGGATTCAGGGATATCGACAAGGTTGGCCCCGTGAATTACAAAGGGCTTTTCAGTATTTGGGGAGAACCTTTGGATGCCTATTATATGTATCGTGCCAATTACGTTTCGAACAAAACCAACCCGATGGTTTATATCGTTTCTCACACTTGGCCAAGCCGTTGGGATACGCCGGGAATCAAAAATGGTATCGATGTGTATTCCAATTGTGATGAGGTGGAGTTGTTCAATGATGTCAATAAATCGTCATTGGGCAAATTGAAAAATCCGGGCTTGGGACAGCATTTTCAGTTTAATAACGTCAATATTCAATACAATGTTTTATATGCGGTTGGTTACGTAAATGGAAAAGCGGTGGCCAAAGATTACATTGTTTTGAATTCGTTGCCAAAAGCGCCAAATTTCAAAGCATTGGAAACCCAAGAAGAAACTTTGTTGCAACCTCAAAAAGGCTACAATTACGTTTACAGGGTTAATGCAGGAGGCCGTGAAATCAAGGATGCTAACGGAAATATTTGGCAAGCCGATGTTCATAAAAGTGGGGAGAACACCTGGGGTTCTTTGTCGTGGACGGACAGTTTCAAGCAATTGCCTGATTTTTACGCGAGTCAACGCAGCACTTTCGACCCAATTGCAGGAACCAAAGATTGGAATTTGTTCCAAAGTTTTAGATATGGAATCGACAAACTTCGTTACGAATTTCCGGCTCCCGATGGTGAATATTTGGTGGAATTATATTTCACCGAGCCTTGGTACGGAACTGGTGGCGGAATGGATTGCAAAGGCTGGCGTTTGTTTGACGTAGCCATCAATGACAATGTGGTTTTGAAAGATTTGGATATTTGGTCAGAAGTTGGTCACGATGTTGCTTTGAAGAAAACTTTTGTCGTAAAAAGCAAAAACGGTAAAATAACGATTTCATTCCCGAATGTAAAAGCGGGTCAGGCGATTATTTCAGCCATTGCGATTGCAACCAAAGATAAAACGGTTAAAGGAGCTTCGGCTTCGCCTAAAAAGATTCAATATGTTGTGGCAAATTCACAAACTAAAGTCGGTTCTTGGTTGGACATCAATTCGAAACAATATTTAGATTCTGAAGTTGTTTTTACGCAATTGCCATCGGAATTATTTGGTGCCGATTATCTGCAAATTCCATCCAATGGTAAAGTTTCAGGTTCTTTTGTAGCCAAGGAAGATTCAGAAATATATTTGTTTAACACATCAAAAGATTCTGTTTCGGGTTATAAAAAAATGACGGAAACGGCTAGAAATTCAAACAAAGTCGAGTTCTCAGTTTTCCATAAAAAAGTTAAAAAAGGAGAGATAGTAGGTTTCGAAAATAATACAATGGCAGTTGTCCCGACTTATGATATGGGCGAAAAAAATGATTCAAGACCTGTCGTGCTTTTGGAAGCTGAAACCGCTAAAACAACCGGAACCGGAATCGAAAAAGGAAATTTTAAAAAAGCGGATTATATTGAGTTCACTTCCAAAACAAACAACAGTATTCAGTTTGAAGTAAAACCGGGCGTTGCGGGAATTTACCTGATGCGTTTCAAATTTATGAACAGAAATGCAACACCAATCAAAGTAAAGTTTAAAATGGAAGATGCCTACGGAATCCTGATGCGAAATGATACGATTGAATTTCCGTCTGCTACCGAAAAATGGAAGATTGTAAGCACCACTTCTGGCGGTTACATCAACGCGGGAACCTATAAAATCACTTTAGAATCAGACGATATGAAAGGATTGTTGTTGGATTCTTTTGAGTTTCAGTAG
- a CDS encoding sialidase family protein — translation MKLKQITIAFFGLLLLGSCKSALEKKTWKEGILVDEFIYDKAPYPSCHAVTIVEATNGDLVASWFGGTAERNPDVCIYVAIKPKGSDKFNEGVKVADGVMPDGKRLPTWNPVLYQIPGGDLMLFYKIGPKPSEWWGVIRTSSDGGKTWSEAKKMPDGFLGPIKNKPVLLSNGTLLCPSSIEGDGWRLRMESTPDFGKTWVMGDTLSRGKQKINAIQPSILFHKDGSIQAIGRTRNRAIYSAFSRDNGKTWTPLELIGLPNNNSGTDAVTLKNGKHLLVYNHVLPPGTEAKGPRTPLNLSISDDGINWKAVLVLEDSKISQYSYPSIIQSKDGMVHIVYTWRREKLKYVKVDPSKLVAIPIKNGIWPGDEGKEVKAVKAEEE, via the coding sequence ATGAAATTGAAACAGATAACGATAGCCTTTTTTGGATTGCTACTTTTAGGAAGCTGTAAATCGGCTTTGGAAAAAAAGACTTGGAAAGAGGGAATTTTGGTAGATGAATTTATATACGACAAAGCGCCTTATCCGTCTTGTCACGCGGTAACGATTGTTGAGGCAACCAATGGTGATTTGGTGGCGTCATGGTTTGGCGGAACGGCTGAAAGAAATCCTGATGTGTGCATTTATGTGGCCATCAAACCAAAAGGAAGTGACAAGTTTAATGAAGGTGTAAAAGTAGCCGATGGTGTGATGCCTGATGGTAAAAGACTACCAACCTGGAATCCTGTTTTGTACCAAATTCCGGGAGGAGATTTAATGCTTTTTTATAAAATTGGACCAAAACCATCGGAGTGGTGGGGGGTAATCAGGACTTCATCGGATGGTGGAAAAACCTGGTCGGAAGCCAAAAAAATGCCGGATGGTTTCTTGGGACCAATCAAAAATAAGCCTGTTTTATTGAGTAATGGCACTTTGTTGTGTCCATCAAGCATTGAAGGTGATGGTTGGAGACTTCGAATGGAATCGACTCCTGATTTCGGAAAAACCTGGGTGATGGGAGATACTTTGTCAAGAGGAAAACAAAAAATAAATGCGATTCAGCCAAGTATTCTTTTCCATAAAGACGGAAGTATTCAGGCAATAGGAAGAACGAGAAACAGGGCAATTTATAGCGCATTTTCTAGAGATAACGGAAAAACTTGGACGCCTTTAGAATTAATTGGATTGCCAAATAACAACTCAGGAACTGATGCTGTAACGTTGAAAAACGGGAAACATCTGTTGGTTTACAATCACGTTTTGCCTCCGGGAACCGAAGCAAAAGGACCAAGAACGCCATTGAACCTTTCTATTTCTGATGATGGAATCAACTGGAAAGCAGTTTTGGTTTTGGAAGATTCAAAAATCAGTCAATATTCGTATCCGTCGATCATTCAAAGTAAAGACGGAATGGTGCATATCGTTTACACCTGGAGAAGAGAAAAATTGAAATATGTAAAAGTTGATCCAAGTAAGTTGGTCGCTATTCCAATCAAAAACGGGATTTGGCCTGGTGATGAAGGTAAGGAAGTGAAAGCCGTTAAAGCGGAAGAGGAATAA